The genomic stretch GAACCTATACGATGTCCCTGATGGCGATGGTGTTTTTACCCAGCACCTTTCTTACCGGGCTGTTTGGCGTCAACCTTGGCGGCATGCCGGGGGGCGCTTATCACTACGGCTTTACCGCGTTTTGCGTGATGTTAGTTGTTTTGATTGGCGGTGTTGCATGGTGGTTGCATCGTAGTAAATGGCTGTAAATTTACGCTTTTTTCCGCTTTTA from Oceanidesulfovibrio indonesiensis encodes the following:
- a CDS encoding CorA family divalent cation transporter yields the protein TYTMSLMAMVFLPSTFLTGLFGVNLGGMPGGAYHYGFTAFCVMLVVLIGGVAWWLHRSKWL